In Variovorax paradoxus, a single genomic region encodes these proteins:
- a CDS encoding ABC transporter ATP-binding protein produces MASVSFRNIQKSFGKVQIIKGLGFDITDGEFVVLVGPSGCGKSTLLRMLAGLEDISGGEIMIDGRVVNDLESKDRDIAMVFQSYALYPHMTVGENMGFSLRLRSAEKSVTDERVARAAKILNLDSLLGRYPRELSGGQRQRVAMGRAIVRDPKVFLFDEPLSNLDAKLRVAMRAEIKALHQRLKTTTVYVTHDQIEAMTMADRIVVMHDGIVEQIGTPLDLYDRPDNLFVAQFIGSPSMNVIEGTVRRAGGDCWVEAQGARWPVPAATSAPDGQPVHYGVRPGDITLGGAAQSVAAKVIVVEPTGAETELLVQVGEARLVLAVHGRVDARPDEIVNLAIDTPRVHLFDRQTGRRMG; encoded by the coding sequence CGACATCACCGACGGCGAGTTCGTGGTGCTGGTCGGGCCCTCGGGCTGCGGCAAGTCGACCCTGCTGCGCATGCTCGCGGGGCTGGAGGACATCAGCGGCGGCGAGATCATGATCGACGGCCGCGTGGTCAACGACCTCGAGTCGAAGGACCGCGACATCGCGATGGTGTTCCAGAGCTACGCGCTGTATCCGCACATGACGGTGGGCGAGAACATGGGCTTCAGCCTGCGCCTGCGCAGCGCCGAGAAATCGGTAACCGACGAGCGCGTGGCGCGCGCCGCGAAGATCCTCAACCTCGACAGCCTGCTGGGCCGCTATCCGCGCGAGCTGTCGGGCGGCCAGCGCCAGCGCGTGGCCATGGGCCGGGCCATCGTGCGCGACCCGAAGGTGTTCCTGTTCGACGAGCCGCTGTCCAACCTCGACGCCAAGCTGCGCGTGGCCATGCGCGCCGAGATCAAGGCGCTGCACCAGCGGCTGAAGACCACCACCGTCTACGTGACACACGACCAGATCGAGGCCATGACCATGGCCGACCGCATCGTGGTGATGCACGACGGCATCGTCGAGCAGATCGGCACGCCGCTCGATCTGTACGACCGGCCCGACAACCTGTTCGTGGCGCAGTTCATCGGCTCGCCGTCGATGAACGTGATCGAGGGCACGGTGCGCCGCGCGGGCGGCGATTGCTGGGTCGAGGCGCAGGGCGCGCGCTGGCCGGTGCCGGCCGCCACCTCGGCGCCCGACGGCCAGCCGGTGCACTACGGCGTGCGGCCCGGCGACATCACGCTCGGCGGCGCAGCGCAGTCGGTGGCGGCCAAGGTGATCGTGGTCGAGCCCACGGGCGCGGAAACCGAACTGCTGGTGCAGGTCGGCGAAGCCCGGCTGGTGCTGGCGGTGCATGGCCGCGTCGATGCCCGGCCCGACGAGATCGTCAACCTGGCGATCGACACGCCGCGCGTGCACCTGTTCGACCGGCAGACCGGCCGGCGCATGGGCTGA
- a CDS encoding endonuclease/exonuclease/phosphatase family protein, whose translation MQYIPPNYATLFVATCNLLNLANPNRAYYENQDAYTEREYERKIDWTGERFHALNADVLAVQEVWDEAALKAAIARSGLRYDFVSAPGAENTPPPGSPAGTPARPGAQGTPRVGIATRLKVDELRSFVDFPPGFGVEVPGLGAHTRFERPPLLATVRMKHGQQVHVLTAHLKSKRPKFLQDAQGNHLEDRDDRKVGAMASLRSLLMRGAEAAALRCIVIDLLQGTNMPLVVMGDFNDNPHSVTTQLVAATSDVAYDKAARDVALFNAYEMQGESALKKDVAYSHIHQGFPEVLDQILVSEEFVAGSRHSLGDVRRVDYFNDHLHEGRDRSRSDHGFVRALLRLRTS comes from the coding sequence ATGCAATACATCCCGCCCAACTACGCCACGCTCTTCGTCGCCACCTGCAACCTCCTGAACCTCGCGAACCCGAACCGCGCGTACTACGAGAACCAGGACGCCTACACCGAGCGCGAGTACGAACGCAAGATCGACTGGACCGGCGAGCGCTTCCATGCACTCAATGCCGACGTGCTGGCGGTGCAGGAAGTGTGGGACGAAGCGGCGCTGAAAGCCGCCATCGCGCGCAGCGGCCTGCGCTACGACTTCGTCTCGGCGCCCGGAGCCGAGAACACGCCGCCGCCCGGCAGCCCCGCCGGCACGCCGGCCAGGCCGGGCGCGCAAGGCACGCCGCGCGTGGGCATCGCGACGCGGCTCAAGGTGGACGAGCTCCGCTCCTTCGTCGACTTCCCGCCGGGCTTCGGCGTCGAGGTGCCGGGCCTGGGCGCGCACACCCGCTTCGAACGCCCGCCCCTCTTGGCCACGGTGCGCATGAAGCACGGCCAGCAGGTGCATGTGCTCACGGCGCACCTGAAGTCCAAGCGGCCGAAGTTCCTGCAGGATGCGCAGGGCAACCATCTGGAGGACCGCGACGACCGCAAGGTCGGCGCGATGGCCTCCCTGCGCTCGCTGCTGATGCGCGGCGCGGAAGCCGCGGCCCTGCGCTGCATCGTCATCGACCTGCTGCAGGGCACCAACATGCCGCTGGTGGTGATGGGCGACTTCAACGACAACCCGCACAGCGTGACCACGCAACTGGTGGCCGCCACCTCCGACGTGGCCTACGACAAGGCCGCGCGCGACGTGGCGCTGTTCAACGCCTACGAGATGCAGGGCGAGTCGGCGCTCAAGAAGGACGTGGCCTACTCGCACATCCACCAGGGCTTTCCGGAAGTGCTCGACCAGATCCTGGTGAGCGAGGAGTTCGTGGCCGGCAGCCGCCACAGCCTGGGCGACGTGCGACGCGTCGACTACTTCAACGACCACCTGCACGAAGGGCGCGACCGCTCGCGCTCCGACCACGGTTTCGTGCGCGCCCTGCTGCGGCTGCGCACGAGCTGA
- a CDS encoding DEAD/DEAH box helicase, whose protein sequence is MNFDELKLAPAILKAVHEHGYDTPTPIQAQAIPAVLDGHDLLGGAQTGTGKTAAFTLPMLHKLSMSRSATNKFGGTGIRALVLTPTRELAAQVEESVRTYGKYLQLDSTVIFGGVGMNPQISKLKKGVDILVATPGRLLDLQQQGMLDLSQVQMLILDEADRMLDMGFIHDVKKILALVPKEKQSLLFSATFSDDIRDLASTLLKNPQSIQVTPRNTTVQRITQVIHPVGRGKKKALLAHIINENKWSQVLVFTRTKFGANSVAEFLTKNGIEAMALHGNKSQSARTQALAGFKSGDIRALVATDIAARGIDIDELPHVVNYEIPNVSEDYVHRIGRTGRAGSSGEAVSFVCLDEEGFMQEIERFTKQTIPVQIVEGFGPEEGERAEPIAMGRQTIWGGAGRPPSRDVMQAAAKAARTEMLQRIRENKAGQGGGNGGGGGNGGGQRRGGGQGGGQGRGANGGGQGQGQGPRGPGGGGARAPQGRGPQGPARAPHHAPHQQAHQPHDERQPRHHGNSHSPTQANQVAHLRAEAVGGGAGQPDPLRTSVDHMGGGRGRGRPGGGGGGYGGGNRSGGGGRSGGGGGYGGGGGRSGGGGGRSFGR, encoded by the coding sequence ATGAATTTTGATGAACTGAAGCTGGCTCCCGCCATCTTGAAGGCTGTGCACGAGCACGGTTACGACACCCCGACCCCCATCCAGGCGCAAGCCATCCCCGCCGTCCTCGACGGCCACGACCTGCTCGGCGGCGCCCAGACCGGCACCGGCAAGACCGCGGCCTTTACGCTGCCCATGCTGCACAAGCTCAGCATGAGCCGCAGCGCCACCAACAAGTTCGGCGGCACCGGCATCCGCGCCCTCGTGCTGACCCCCACCCGCGAACTCGCGGCCCAGGTCGAAGAGTCGGTGCGCACCTACGGCAAGTACCTGCAGCTCGACTCGACCGTGATCTTCGGCGGCGTCGGCATGAACCCGCAGATCAGCAAGCTCAAGAAGGGCGTCGACATCCTCGTGGCCACCCCGGGCCGCCTGCTCGACCTGCAGCAGCAAGGCATGCTCGACCTGAGCCAGGTCCAGATGCTGATCCTGGACGAAGCCGACCGCATGCTCGACATGGGCTTCATCCACGACGTGAAGAAGATCCTGGCGCTGGTGCCCAAGGAAAAGCAGAGCCTGCTGTTCTCGGCCACCTTCAGCGACGACATCCGCGACCTGGCCTCCACGCTACTGAAGAACCCGCAGAGCATCCAGGTCACGCCGCGCAACACCACGGTGCAGCGCATCACCCAGGTGATCCACCCCGTGGGCCGCGGCAAGAAGAAGGCGCTGCTCGCGCACATCATCAACGAGAACAAGTGGAGCCAGGTGCTCGTGTTCACGCGCACCAAGTTCGGCGCCAACAGCGTGGCCGAATTCCTCACCAAGAACGGCATCGAGGCGATGGCGCTGCACGGCAACAAGAGCCAGAGCGCCCGCACGCAGGCGCTGGCCGGCTTCAAGAGCGGCGATATCCGCGCACTGGTGGCCACCGACATCGCGGCCCGCGGCATCGACATCGACGAGCTGCCGCACGTCGTGAACTACGAAATTCCGAACGTCAGCGAAGACTACGTGCACCGCATCGGCCGTACCGGCCGCGCCGGCTCGAGCGGCGAGGCCGTGAGCTTCGTGTGCCTGGACGAAGAAGGCTTCATGCAGGAAATCGAGCGCTTCACCAAGCAGACGATTCCCGTGCAGATCGTCGAGGGCTTCGGTCCTGAAGAAGGCGAACGCGCCGAACCCATCGCCATGGGTCGCCAGACGATCTGGGGCGGCGCCGGCCGTCCGCCGAGCCGCGACGTGATGCAGGCTGCCGCCAAGGCCGCCCGCACCGAGATGCTGCAACGCATCCGCGAGAACAAGGCCGGCCAGGGTGGCGGCAACGGCGGTGGCGGCGGCAATGGAGGCGGTCAGCGCCGCGGCGGTGGCCAGGGCGGCGGTCAAGGCCGCGGCGCCAATGGCGGCGGCCAGGGCCAGGGTCAAGGCCCGCGCGGTCCTGGCGGCGGTGGTGCTCGCGCACCGCAAGGCCGCGGCCCGCAGGGTCCGGCACGCGCGCCGCACCATGCACCGCACCAGCAAGCCCATCAGCCGCATGACGAGCGCCAGCCGCGCCATCACGGCAACAGCCACAGTCCCACGCAAGCCAACCAGGTCGCGCACCTGCGTGCCGAAGCAGTCGGCGGCGGCGCGGGCCAGCCGGATCCGTTGCGCACCAGCGTCGACCACATGGGTGGCGGCCGCGGGCGTGGACGTCCGGGCGGCGGTGGCGGCGGCTACGGCGGCGGCAACCGTTCGGGCGGCGGTGGCCGCTCGGGTGGTGGCGGCGGCTACGGCGGTGGTGGTGGCCGCTCCGGCGGCGGCGGTGGCCGTTCGTTCGGTCGCTGA
- the ettA gene encoding energy-dependent translational throttle protein EttA codes for MAQYVYSMNRVSKTVPPKRQLLKDISLSFFPGAKIGVLGLNGSGKSTLLKIMAGVDKEFEGEALPMPGMTIGYLEQEPKLNTEHTVRESVEESMGAVFAAKARLEEVYIAYGAEDADFDALAAEQAQLEAIIATAGTDSEHQLEIAADALRLPPWDAKIGLLSGGEKRRVALCRLLLSKPDMLLLDEPTNHLDAESVEWLEVFLQRFTGTVVAITHDRYFLDNAAEWILEMDRGRGIPWKGNYSTWLEQKGERLAQEQKSEEAHAKALKKELEWSRQNPKARQAKSKSRLARFEELSDMEYQKRNETQEIFIPVAERLGQQVFEFHGVSKSFGDRMLIDNLSFTVPPGAIVGIIGPNGAGKSTLFKLLAGKEKPDSGEVVIGQTVKMAFVDQHRDELANQKTVWEDISNGLDIINVGKFQMASRAYAGRFNFNGADQQKKVGTLSGGERGRLHLAKTLIAGGNVLLLDEPSNDLDVETLRALEDALLEFAGTVMVISHDRWFLDRIATHILAAEGDSQWTFFDGNYQEYEADKKKRLGEEGAKPKRMRYKALK; via the coding sequence ATGGCTCAATACGTCTATTCGATGAACCGTGTCAGCAAGACCGTGCCGCCCAAGCGGCAGCTCTTGAAAGACATTTCGCTGTCCTTTTTCCCAGGCGCCAAGATCGGCGTGCTCGGCCTGAACGGCTCGGGCAAGTCCACGCTGCTCAAGATCATGGCGGGTGTGGACAAGGAATTCGAGGGCGAGGCGCTGCCCATGCCGGGCATGACGATCGGCTATCTGGAACAGGAACCCAAGCTCAACACCGAGCACACCGTGCGCGAATCGGTCGAGGAGTCCATGGGTGCGGTGTTCGCGGCCAAGGCGCGCCTCGAAGAGGTGTACATCGCCTATGGCGCCGAAGACGCCGACTTCGACGCGCTGGCGGCCGAGCAGGCCCAGCTCGAAGCCATCATCGCCACCGCCGGCACCGATTCCGAGCATCAACTGGAAATCGCCGCCGACGCCCTGCGCCTTCCGCCGTGGGACGCGAAGATCGGCCTTCTGTCGGGCGGCGAAAAGCGTCGCGTGGCGCTGTGCCGCCTGTTGCTGTCCAAGCCCGACATGCTGCTGCTCGACGAGCCGACCAACCACCTGGACGCCGAATCGGTGGAGTGGCTCGAAGTGTTCCTGCAGCGCTTCACGGGCACCGTGGTGGCCATCACCCACGATCGCTACTTCCTCGACAACGCGGCCGAGTGGATCCTGGAAATGGACCGCGGTCGCGGCATTCCATGGAAGGGCAACTACAGCACCTGGCTCGAGCAGAAGGGCGAACGCCTGGCGCAGGAGCAAAAGAGCGAAGAAGCCCACGCCAAGGCACTGAAGAAGGAACTGGAGTGGTCGCGCCAGAACCCGAAGGCACGCCAGGCCAAGAGCAAATCACGTCTCGCCCGCTTCGAAGAGCTGAGCGACATGGAATACCAGAAGCGCAACGAAACGCAGGAAATCTTCATTCCCGTGGCCGAGCGGCTGGGCCAACAGGTGTTCGAGTTCCACGGCGTGAGCAAGTCCTTCGGCGACCGCATGCTCATCGACAACCTGAGCTTCACCGTGCCGCCGGGCGCGATCGTCGGCATCATCGGCCCCAACGGCGCCGGCAAGTCGACGCTGTTCAAACTGCTCGCGGGCAAGGAAAAGCCGGATTCGGGCGAAGTCGTCATCGGCCAGACCGTGAAGATGGCCTTCGTCGACCAGCATCGCGACGAGCTGGCCAACCAGAAGACCGTGTGGGAAGACATCTCGAACGGCCTGGACATCATCAATGTCGGCAAGTTCCAGATGGCCAGCCGCGCGTATGCGGGCCGCTTCAACTTCAACGGCGCTGACCAGCAGAAGAAGGTCGGCACGCTGTCGGGCGGTGAACGCGGCCGCCTGCACCTGGCCAAGACGCTGATCGCCGGCGGCAACGTGCTGCTGCTTGACGAACCGTCGAACGACCTGGACGTGGAAACCCTGCGCGCCCTCGAAGACGCGCTGCTCGAGTTCGCCGGCACGGTCATGGTGATCAGCCATGACCGCTGGTTCCTCGACCGCATCGCCACCCACATCCTGGCCGCCGAAGGCGACAGCCAGTGGACCTTCTTCGACGGCAACTACCAGGAGTACGAAGCCGACAAGAAGAAGCGCCTGGGCGAAGAAGGCGCCAAGCCCAAGCGCATGCGCTACAAAGCCCTCAAGTAA
- a CDS encoding bifunctional chorismate-binding protein/class IV aminotransferase: MSNSGYQVNYTAALRAGFQGDAREWFLALRQAQPGGYTAFIDSGEEQVLSVSPELFFDWQGERILARPMKGTAPRGATPAEDDAHALRLRTVPKERAENVMIVDLIRNDLSRVARPFSVRVPRLFHTEALPTVWQMTSDVEALVRDGTSLADVFAALFPCGSITGAPKVSAMRLIRELEPEARGVYCGAVGVVRPGGHATFNVPIRTVTLRGNEARCGIGSGITADAQADAEWEEWRHKRAFLSPTLRDERPPFDLLETLALVDGELRDAAAHLDRMANAARHFDYAWNEALVAECLHRLQGRHTSGAWRVRLLLDARGTPRAEAFAMEAPPARVRLQLADRAFDESGSDFTRFKTTRRAHYEAFAPTAPGVFDTLLWNREGEITECTRGNIALLLDGRWVTPPLHCGLLGGIGRAMRLRSGQLAEAVVRLDDLPRVQAMAFVNSLRGWIDAELRLPQE; the protein is encoded by the coding sequence GTGTCGAACTCGGGTTATCAGGTCAACTACACGGCCGCGCTGCGCGCCGGCTTCCAGGGCGATGCGCGCGAATGGTTCCTTGCGCTGCGGCAAGCGCAACCCGGTGGCTACACCGCCTTCATCGACAGCGGCGAAGAGCAGGTGCTGTCGGTCTCGCCCGAGCTGTTCTTCGACTGGCAAGGCGAGCGCATCCTCGCGCGCCCGATGAAGGGCACGGCGCCGCGCGGCGCCACCCCGGCGGAAGACGACGCACACGCCCTGCGGCTGCGCACGGTGCCCAAGGAGCGGGCCGAGAACGTGATGATCGTGGACCTGATCCGCAACGACCTGTCGCGCGTGGCCCGGCCTTTTTCGGTGCGCGTGCCGCGGCTTTTTCATACCGAAGCGCTGCCTACCGTGTGGCAGATGACCTCGGATGTCGAGGCGCTGGTGCGCGACGGCACCTCGCTGGCCGATGTGTTCGCTGCGCTGTTCCCCTGCGGCTCGATCACCGGGGCGCCCAAGGTCAGCGCGATGCGGCTGATCCGAGAGTTGGAGCCCGAGGCGCGCGGCGTGTATTGCGGCGCGGTCGGCGTGGTGCGGCCCGGCGGCCACGCCACCTTCAACGTACCGATCCGCACGGTGACGCTGCGCGGCAACGAGGCGCGTTGCGGCATCGGAAGCGGCATCACCGCCGATGCACAGGCCGATGCCGAATGGGAAGAATGGCGGCACAAGCGCGCCTTTCTGTCGCCCACGCTGCGCGACGAGCGGCCGCCTTTCGATCTGCTCGAGACGCTGGCGCTGGTGGACGGCGAACTGCGCGATGCAGCGGCGCACCTCGACCGCATGGCAAATGCCGCCCGGCATTTCGACTATGCGTGGAACGAAGCGCTCGTCGCCGAGTGCCTGCATCGCCTTCAGGGCCGGCACACCAGCGGCGCATGGCGCGTGCGCCTGCTGCTCGATGCTCGCGGCACGCCCCGCGCCGAGGCCTTCGCGATGGAAGCACCGCCCGCGCGCGTGCGGCTGCAGCTAGCGGACCGTGCGTTCGACGAATCGGGCAGCGACTTCACCCGCTTCAAGACCACCCGCCGCGCCCACTACGAAGCCTTCGCGCCCACCGCGCCGGGTGTGTTCGACACGCTGCTCTGGAACCGCGAAGGCGAGATCACCGAATGCACGCGCGGCAACATCGCGCTGCTGCTGGACGGCCGCTGGGTCACGCCGCCGTTGCACTGCGGCCTGCTGGGCGGCATCGGCCGCGCCATGCGCCTGCGCAGCGGTCAGCTCGCGGAAGCGGTCGTGCGGCTGGACGATCTGCCGCGCGTGCAGGCAATGGCCTTCGTGAACAGCCTGCGCGGCTGGATCGACGCCGAGCTGCGGCTTCCTCAAGAATAG
- a CDS encoding IS1634 family transposase, with protein sequence MFIKLTRSGGHTYAQLVESFRDEHGKPRQRTLATIGRVDETDGQVDSLLGGLLRAKGRSLSETSVPQVRFESALALGDVWALDQLWHELGFDGLAAVFRRARFTNPIEHALRVMVFNRLCDPDSKLGVLRWLQTVSMPGIDAEALTHQQLLRSMDALMDHQDAVDECVAGLLRPLIDEDLSVVFYDLTTIRAQGLSQQEGDVRRYGMSKEGMVVRQFMLGVVQTADGMPIYHEVFAGNTAEAPTLEPTLKKVMARYPHIRRLVVVADRGLLSLDNIEALSELRLSGGASGSTDQALEFILAVPGRRYGEFADILEPINARARARASEQETTEETIDEAQWQGLRLVAAHNPQQAAEQTASRQARIDQLRQRADQLVGKLDSQDAGKAHRGRKLSDAGVTARFFHEVSEAHLKRIIKVDLHADLFTYDIDQAALARAQAMDGKLLLVTNVADLTPKEVVQRYKALADIERGFRVLKSEIEIAPVFHRLPERIKAHASICMLALILYRVMRQRLKMSGSDLSPEAALADLRRIQRHRVSINNAAPIAGVSSIVQRQTDVLAALKIKKPQQDTQLSLL encoded by the coding sequence ATGTTCATCAAGCTCACCCGCTCAGGCGGCCACACCTACGCCCAGTTGGTGGAGTCCTTCCGAGACGAACACGGCAAACCCCGCCAGCGCACGCTGGCCACCATCGGGCGGGTGGACGAAACAGATGGACAAGTCGACTCACTGCTGGGCGGTCTGCTTCGCGCCAAGGGTCGCTCACTGAGTGAGACATCCGTTCCCCAGGTGCGTTTTGAATCCGCACTGGCCCTGGGCGATGTCTGGGCGCTGGATCAACTCTGGCACGAGTTGGGTTTCGATGGCTTGGCTGCTGTCTTTCGCCGCGCACGCTTTACCAACCCCATCGAGCATGCCCTGCGGGTGATGGTCTTTAACCGGCTGTGCGACCCCGACTCCAAGCTCGGGGTGCTGCGCTGGCTGCAAACCGTCAGCATGCCGGGTATCGATGCAGAGGCACTCACCCACCAGCAACTGCTGCGCAGCATGGATGCGCTCATGGACCACCAGGACGCGGTGGATGAATGCGTGGCGGGCCTTTTGCGCCCGCTGATTGATGAGGATCTGTCGGTGGTGTTCTACGACCTGACCACCATCCGCGCCCAAGGACTGAGCCAGCAAGAGGGTGACGTGCGCCGCTATGGGATGTCCAAGGAAGGCATGGTGGTGCGCCAATTCATGCTCGGCGTGGTGCAAACAGCCGACGGCATGCCTATCTATCACGAGGTGTTTGCGGGCAACACAGCCGAGGCACCGACGTTGGAGCCGACCTTGAAGAAGGTGATGGCGCGTTACCCGCACATCCGCCGCCTGGTGGTGGTGGCTGACCGTGGGCTGCTTTCGCTGGACAACATAGAGGCCTTGTCCGAGTTGCGCTTGTCGGGTGGGGCCAGCGGATCAACCGATCAAGCGCTGGAGTTCATCCTGGCAGTGCCGGGGCGGCGCTATGGCGAGTTCGCAGACATACTGGAGCCGATCAACGCCCGAGCCCGAGCCCGCGCATCAGAGCAAGAAACGACAGAAGAGACTATCGATGAGGCGCAATGGCAGGGTCTTCGTCTGGTGGCGGCCCATAACCCGCAGCAGGCGGCCGAGCAGACTGCCAGTCGTCAGGCGCGCATTGACCAATTGCGCCAGCGCGCCGACCAGCTGGTGGGCAAGCTCGATTCGCAAGATGCAGGCAAGGCACACCGGGGTAGAAAGCTGTCTGATGCGGGTGTGACGGCACGCTTCTTCCATGAGGTGAGCGAGGCGCACCTCAAGCGCATCATCAAGGTCGATTTGCATGCCGATCTGTTCACGTATGACATCGACCAGGCAGCTCTGGCCCGCGCCCAGGCGATGGATGGCAAGCTGCTGCTGGTGACCAACGTGGCGGACTTGACACCCAAAGAGGTGGTGCAGCGCTACAAGGCACTGGCAGACATCGAACGGGGATTTCGGGTGCTGAAGTCGGAGATCGAGATTGCGCCGGTGTTCCACCGCCTGCCCGAGCGCATCAAGGCGCATGCGAGCATTTGCATGCTGGCCCTGATCCTGTACCGCGTGATGCGCCAGCGCCTGAAGATGAGTGGCAGCGATTTGTCACCGGAGGCTGCCCTGGCGGACTTGCGGCGAATTCAGCGCCACCGTGTGAGCATCAACAATGCCGCGCCCATTGCGGGCGTCTCTTCCATCGTCCAACGCCAGACCGATGTGCTGGCCGCACTGAAGATCAAAAAACCCCAGCAAGACACCCAATTGAGCCTGCTGTAG
- a CDS encoding TAXI family TRAP transporter solute-binding subunit — MAFPRTLKLILLSIRDLIASAGPIVFIVIGLLVAAYWWLQPQPPKHVTLATGPTGSAYAQFGKHYAEALKRAGIEVELKPTSGSTENLQLLRTGGADVGFVRGGSADPVADEEAGLTSLGSLFFEPIWLFYRADSAQKIDKKTGTLTSLTQLRGLRVNVDLPGSGLPDIMERMLKANRLGPDDLLLSNLEQAAAAEALQAGLLDAIVLSSAPQSPQVQHLLRSDDIKLMDFGQADAYSRRFPFLSAVTLPRGVVDLAKDLPPHDVSLLAATTSLLSRDATHPALRQLFAQSAQTLHSGAGWFNRARDFPNTRTSELPVSPEGDRAINGTPPAWQRYLPFWASNLVERMWLVLGGLLVLMLPLSRVVPPLYQFRVRRRVFRWYARLRDIEAKVDAHKGEQKALLDDLDQLDRTVNKVAVPLSYADELYALRNNIYAVRKRVLARGTPEAEPVVAATSNAG, encoded by the coding sequence ATGGCGTTCCCCAGAACCTTGAAGCTGATCCTGCTGTCGATCCGCGACCTGATCGCTTCGGCGGGTCCGATCGTGTTCATCGTGATCGGCCTGCTGGTGGCCGCCTACTGGTGGCTGCAGCCGCAACCGCCCAAGCACGTCACGCTCGCCACCGGTCCCACGGGCAGCGCCTACGCGCAGTTCGGCAAGCACTATGCGGAAGCGCTCAAGCGCGCCGGCATCGAGGTGGAGCTCAAGCCCACCTCGGGCTCGACCGAGAACCTGCAGCTTCTGCGCACGGGCGGCGCCGACGTGGGCTTCGTGCGCGGCGGCAGCGCCGACCCGGTGGCCGACGAGGAAGCCGGCCTGACCTCGCTCGGCAGCCTGTTCTTCGAGCCGATCTGGCTGTTCTACCGCGCCGACTCGGCGCAGAAGATCGACAAGAAGACCGGCACGCTGACATCGCTCACGCAACTGCGCGGCCTGCGCGTGAACGTCGACCTGCCGGGCAGCGGCCTGCCCGACATCATGGAGCGCATGCTCAAGGCCAACCGGCTCGGCCCCGACGACCTGCTGCTGTCGAACCTCGAACAGGCCGCCGCCGCCGAGGCGCTGCAGGCCGGGCTGCTCGACGCCATCGTGCTGTCGTCGGCGCCGCAGTCGCCCCAGGTGCAACACCTGCTGCGCTCGGACGACATCAAGCTCATGGACTTCGGCCAGGCCGACGCCTACTCGCGCCGCTTCCCGTTCCTGTCGGCTGTGACGCTGCCGCGCGGCGTGGTCGACCTGGCCAAGGACCTGCCGCCGCACGATGTGTCGCTGCTCGCGGCCACCACGTCGCTGCTGTCGCGCGACGCGACGCACCCCGCCCTGCGGCAGCTGTTCGCGCAGTCGGCGCAGACGCTGCACAGCGGCGCGGGCTGGTTCAACCGGGCACGCGACTTCCCCAACACGCGCACCAGCGAACTGCCGGTGAGCCCCGAAGGCGACCGTGCCATCAACGGCACGCCGCCGGCCTGGCAGCGCTACCTGCCGTTCTGGGCCAGCAACCTGGTCGAGCGCATGTGGCTCGTGCTGGGCGGCCTGCTGGTGCTGATGCTGCCGCTGAGCCGCGTGGTGCCGCCGCTCTACCAGTTCCGCGTGCGCCGCCGCGTGTTCCGCTGGTATGCGCGGCTGCGCGACATCGAGGCCAAGGTCGATGCGCACAAGGGCGAGCAGAAGGCGCTGCTGGACGACCTCGACCAGCTCGACCGCACCGTCAACAAGGTGGCGGTGCCGCTGTCGTACGCCGACGAGCTCTACGCGTTGCGCAACAACATCTATGCGGTGCGCAAGCGCGTGCTCGCGCGGGGCACGCCGGAAGCCGAGCCGGTGGTGGCCGCAACGAGCAATGCAGGGTGA